The DNA window AACTCACACCAGATCCCATACGGACTGGACATGGGGCCACGAAACATCGGGATGATCAGGGCCAATAGGCAGAAAACCATCTGGAGAATCCGGAAACTTTGAGAGAGACTCAGTCCGAACAACATTGTTCTTCATCTGATGCCAGAGAAGTGTGAGCTGTGTGTTCAAGCGGACCATTACTCCACACTGCTTGATTTACATTTACACTGCTGATAAAGCCTTTAAATAAAGTGGTCTAATGTTCATTTCTCAAATGCACTGTAACCTTTCTGACAGCAACAAAAAGTTAGTTTAACGAGTTAATGAAAGTATGAACAGTTTCAAAAAGACTGGTTTTCTGCATAAGTGAGGGATAATGCTCAGAAATTTGAACTAAGGGTTTTTAAACAGTGTTATGCCAAGGACCTCCAAATGATCCCTTTctatttatattacataatatatatttaattagattttctcAGCAAGAAAGTCTCTTCTTCTACTCGAAAGTAAACCCaatgctgtgattggctaataGTTGTGTATGCTTGACAGCCTAGATCAGTGGGTCACCAGACTCGGTCgtggagtttagctccaaccctaattaaacacacttcaACCAGCTAATCAAGTTTTTATGTATACTAATCAaggttttatgtatatattatgtatatgcaggcaggtgtgttgaggcaagttggagctaaaatcTGCAGGACACTTGCATTCAGGATCAAGTTGAATTGTGCatttaaagaatataaatatgtgtgtgtgtgtgtataatatacatataggaaataaattacaaatgttaAGTTATTTCCAAAATTAAATAGCTTTTAACATGATAAAATACAtgataatgttattatatatgaataaatacaaatgttcacacaaacGTATGTagatctttaataaaaaataaaaacacagaaattaaatatattcatttattatgaaCAATCAAGCTTTTTATGAAAGTGAAATAGAAGATACATAAACATTTCCATTAactagaaaaaagaaaacagtgacCATGACAgtgactcttaaaaataaaaatgctgtggACATCAATAGTTAAGTGCAGAACGCTTACAATCTACTAAAACTTTCCAATGCACAAAAGCTTctttaaagtagaaaaaaaggttcttaagataattaaaatgttcttcacaggttattttaagaactgttcacttcTTTGGGAAATAAAAACGGTTCTTTAATGGCTTTAATTtgcaacctttatttttaaagtatacaGCACTGATACTATTGAGAGCGTTTGAATCCACAGATACCCAAGCAGGTCAAAACCAGATCAGCAACATACAGGCCCAGATTAATGTAGGTCATGATGGTCACAACAAACTGGATGCTCCATACACAGCTGTTTCCCGGACAGTCTTTGGGCCGCGGGTTTCCCTTGAAGCTGTAGGTGGGCCAGAGAATAGCAGCAGAGATGTAAAGCAGAATTGATATGACCAGGAAAATCATTGTGAAACGATCGATGCTGAAGGGCAGACAGTTCTTTAACTTGGTCAAGATGTTGACGATGATGGTCAGGAGGGTTAGAGGCAAGGGAATAGCATAGGCCACGATGCACCACAGCAGAGCCGGTTTACCCACGTAACCAATCAGGGATATGAGGATGATGCATGCAACGAAGGCCTCGAGAATCTTAATGAAGCCTGGAAGCGCAGCCACGTATGTTGCAGAGCGTGTCGCATCACATTTGTCCCTGAACGTCTCCGCACAGTAAAGCGCACAACACACCACAGAGAGGATGGTGACCATCCAGCCCCAGATGCACTTCCGGCAGATGTAGAAGTTGGCGAACATCACCGTGCAGGAGAACGTGCAGAGCGACGCCATCATGGCCATGCCGGTCGTGAAGTCGTCCCAGTCCATGAAGAACCCCAGGATCAGCTTGTGGATGAGGAACATCTCCACTATGGTGATGACCAGCGAGATGATGGGACACAGACCCCACACCAGCATGCAGTAGATCCAGTAGGTGTGAAGCGGGTGACCCCAGACGTAGCTCACCGCAAACGTCACCGCACACATCACGATCTGCAGCATGTGCAGGGCACCGCGAGTGCTCTTCAGAGCCGAGAGAGAGAACTTGGGCTTTTCCATCTTGGCGTGGAGTGGCTCTTCGACAGGTCTGAAGGCGTTATGAAAATGAGCTGCTTTCAGAGGAAGATAAAAAGGCATGACATGTCAGATCAAGACACCGTAAAGCTCCACCTCTGCCTAATGATTATCACTAGGTCAAGATACTcaaaagtcaagtcacatttattaatagtgctttatacaaagTTCTTCAATTATGACACAAATTCaattcagctgtaaagcagctctacgaATGACAATAGTGACAGTGAGTATtgcttcagttcagttcaataaccgTCAATTTTGCAAAGGTCATCAATTAATTCAATTCTATTAAGTAGTTCTACAGAAATCACCAGTGTCATAATTCACTATATTCACCTTATTTCAAAGCTGATTCATTTAATCCAAAAAATATAAGtacttaaatttcataaatttagCTCAGTTTAGTtatatatctacacacacacacacacatatgtatatatatatacagtagagaccaaaagtttgaacacaccttctcattcaaagagttttctttatttttatgactatgaaaattgtagattcacactgaagacatcaaAACTATGATTGAACACATGtgaaattatatatggaattatatatatataacaaaaatgtgtgaaacaactgaaaatatgtcatattgtacgttcttcaaagtagccaccttttgctttgattactgctttgcacactcttggctttctcttgatgagcttcgggaggtagtcacctgaaatggtcttccaacagtcttgaagaagttctcagagagatgcttagcacatgttggcccttttgccttctgtctgcggtcagctcacccctaaaccatctggattgggttcaggtctggtgactgtggaggccaggtcatctggagcagcaccccatcactctccttcttggtcaaatagccctcgatgccttcagtgtgactctacaatttccatagtcatgaaaataaaggaaactcttggaatgagaaggtgtgtccaaacttttggtctgtactgtatatatatatttgttctatATTGATTCAGTTCCGTTCAATATGTTGCAAAGTTTATCATTTATGAACCAAATTAAATTTCAGCTTTGGAaaataattgtcattatttaGCTGACAATTTAGTTTAAAGCATCATTAACCTTGTTTGTATTGCAAAGTTAGTGCAATTTTGAATCAAATTCAACGAAGAAAGTAGTTCTGAACATCTTTACTTTTAGCTGGATTAAATTCTACAGTGTAAAACAGCACTGTAATGGAGGAACATTAGTAAAATGTTTCACAACCATTGATTATATTCAACAatctttgttatttatttgtcaaaatcATATTATGGAGAGCTAGAAGGCTAGAAATGACCTTCAGTTTGCAACTGAGCTTATTTTCCTCAGTGCCACTGAGTTTTAGCTGGAAGAACATCTTTGAATAATATCtagatactgtcaatgtcctgaCTTTATTTAAATGTGCCTGTGATAATCTAACAGCATGAGATTGTTCTTGTCAATTCAAGCATGAAGACCAGTGTGACCATGTGCAGCTGTGCTTCAGAGAACTacattaatatttctgtttatatGTGTTAATAATACTGTCATTTAGCATTACCGCTCAGGCTGATCTAATATCTAAAGTCTGCTGCAGCCTCAAATCTGCCCTTAACATCTGTCCCCTAGTGAATGTGCAGAATAACAGCAGCTTCAGATGTTTGCA is part of the Carassius gibelio isolate Cgi1373 ecotype wild population from Czech Republic chromosome B24, carGib1.2-hapl.c, whole genome shotgun sequence genome and encodes:
- the LOC128013086 gene encoding myeloid-associated differentiation marker-like protein 2, which encodes MPFYLPLKAAHFHNAFRPVEEPLHAKMEKPKFSLSALKSTRGALHMLQIVMCAVTFAVSYVWGHPLHTYWIYCMLVWGLCPIISLVITIVEMFLIHKLILGFFMDWDDFTTGMAMMASLCTFSCTVMFANFYICRKCIWGWMVTILSVVCCALYCAETFRDKCDATRSATYVAALPGFIKILEAFVACIILISLIGYVGKPALLWCIVAYAIPLPLTLLTIIVNILTKLKNCLPFSIDRFTMIFLVISILLYISAAILWPTYSFKGNPRPKDCPGNSCVWSIQFVVTIMTYINLGLYVADLVLTCLGICGFKRSQ